A single window of Mycobacterium sp. ITM-2016-00318 DNA harbors:
- a CDS encoding D-alanyl-D-alanine carboxypeptidase family protein: MATFTTAVQRAAALAAALFFAATPALANADPEAPACPYQVSTPPAVDSSEVPKAGDPPQPLAVPSDPVGGDALGRCGVVTAPRTPPLPNNVSAEAWLVADLDSGDVIAAKDPHGRHRPASIIKVLVAMQALRDLPIHKVVAGTADDAAAEGTKVGIGEGGHYSIRDILHGLLMHSGNDAAHALAMQMGGMDATLTKLNDLASKLGGRDTRVATPSGLDGPGMSTSAYDIGLFYRYAWQNPTFADIVATRSFDFPGRGDAGYPVENDNKLLDNYPGAMGGKTGYTDDAGQTFVGAANRDGRRLVAVLLRGTRQPIAPWEQAAHLLDYGFATAPGRKVGTLIEPDPSLVTTPQEAATGTPLTAAPALPAADALPVRVGVAFVGTVIVFCLIMGARSLNRRPAR, encoded by the coding sequence ATGGCGACCTTCACCACCGCGGTCCAGCGAGCAGCCGCCCTGGCAGCAGCGCTTTTCTTCGCGGCGACTCCGGCGCTGGCGAACGCCGACCCCGAGGCACCCGCGTGCCCGTATCAGGTCAGCACTCCGCCCGCCGTCGATTCATCAGAGGTGCCGAAGGCCGGCGACCCGCCCCAGCCGCTGGCGGTTCCCTCGGACCCCGTCGGCGGTGACGCGCTCGGCCGCTGCGGCGTCGTCACCGCACCGCGTACACCGCCGCTGCCCAATAACGTGTCCGCGGAGGCGTGGTTGGTGGCCGACCTCGACAGCGGCGACGTCATCGCCGCCAAGGATCCGCACGGCAGGCACCGGCCCGCCAGCATCATCAAGGTGCTCGTGGCCATGCAGGCGCTGCGGGATCTGCCGATCCACAAGGTGGTGGCGGGCACAGCCGACGACGCGGCCGCAGAGGGAACGAAGGTCGGCATCGGCGAGGGCGGGCACTACTCGATCCGCGACATCCTGCACGGCTTGCTCATGCACTCCGGCAATGACGCCGCGCACGCGCTTGCCATGCAGATGGGCGGCATGGACGCGACGCTGACCAAGCTGAACGACCTGGCGAGCAAGCTCGGCGGCCGCGACACCCGGGTGGCCACTCCGTCGGGCCTCGACGGCCCCGGTATGAGCACGTCGGCCTACGACATCGGCCTGTTCTACCGGTACGCCTGGCAGAACCCGACTTTCGCCGACATCGTCGCGACCCGTTCGTTCGACTTTCCCGGCCGGGGCGACGCGGGCTATCCGGTCGAGAACGACAACAAGCTGCTGGACAACTACCCGGGCGCGATGGGCGGCAAGACCGGCTACACCGACGATGCCGGGCAGACGTTCGTCGGTGCGGCCAACCGTGACGGCCGCAGGCTCGTCGCCGTGTTGCTGCGCGGCACGAGGCAACCGATAGCCCCGTGGGAGCAGGCCGCCCACCTTCTGGATTACGGGTTCGCCACCGCACCGGGCAGGAAGGTGGGGACGCTGATCGAGCCGGACCCCTCGCTCGTGACGACCCCTCAGGAGGCGGCGACGGGCACGCCCTTGACGGCCGCACCGGCGCTGCCCGCCGCCGACGCGCTGCCGGTCCGGGTCGGCGTCGCGTTCGTCGGCACGGTCATCGTGTTCTGCCTGATCATGGGTGCGCGGTCGCTGAACCGTCGACCGGCGCGCTGA
- a CDS encoding aspartate aminotransferase family protein translates to MTQTLINEPVTSDLGAKANRHLWGHFARHGEGITPPIITRGEGVHIFDDKGKSYIDGLSGLFVVQVGHGRKELAEAAAKQAETLSFFPLWSYATPPAIELSERIAGYAPGDLNRVFFTTGGGEAVESAWKLAKQYFKLTGKPAKHKVVSRSIAYHGTPQGALSITGIPAFKVPFEPLVPGGFRVPNTNFYRAPEPYDTDLKDFGRYCADRIAEAIEFEGPDSVAAVFLEPVQNAGGCFPPPPGYFERVREICDEYDVLLVSDEVICAYGRIGSMFACNDFDYVPDIITCAKGLTSGYSPIGAMIASDRLFEPFNDGKTVFGHGYTFGGHPVSSAVALANLDIFEREGINDHVKQSAPAFRATLEKLYDLPIVGDVRGEGFFYGIELVKDKTTKETFNDEESERLLRGFLTPALWEAGLYCRADDRGDPVVQLAPPLISGQKEFDAIYDILSNVLGEASRML, encoded by the coding sequence ATGACACAGACACTGATCAACGAACCCGTCACGAGCGATCTGGGCGCAAAGGCCAACCGCCACCTGTGGGGCCACTTCGCGCGCCACGGCGAGGGCATCACCCCGCCGATCATCACCCGCGGCGAGGGCGTGCACATCTTCGACGACAAGGGCAAGAGCTACATCGACGGGCTGTCGGGTCTGTTCGTCGTGCAGGTCGGCCACGGCCGCAAGGAACTCGCCGAGGCCGCCGCGAAGCAGGCAGAAACGCTGTCTTTTTTCCCACTGTGGTCCTACGCGACACCGCCCGCGATCGAACTGTCCGAGCGCATCGCCGGGTACGCGCCGGGCGACCTGAACCGGGTCTTCTTCACCACCGGTGGCGGTGAGGCCGTCGAAAGCGCATGGAAGCTGGCCAAGCAGTACTTCAAGCTGACCGGGAAACCCGCTAAGCACAAGGTGGTTTCGCGCTCGATCGCTTACCACGGCACTCCGCAGGGCGCGCTGTCCATCACCGGCATTCCAGCGTTCAAGGTGCCGTTCGAGCCGCTGGTACCCGGCGGCTTCCGCGTCCCGAACACCAACTTCTACCGGGCACCCGAGCCGTACGACACCGACCTCAAGGACTTCGGCCGCTACTGCGCGGACCGGATTGCCGAGGCCATCGAGTTCGAGGGCCCGGACTCGGTCGCCGCGGTGTTCCTCGAGCCGGTGCAGAACGCCGGTGGATGTTTCCCGCCGCCGCCCGGATACTTCGAGCGGGTCCGCGAGATCTGCGACGAGTACGACGTGCTGCTGGTGTCCGACGAGGTGATCTGCGCTTACGGCCGAATCGGTTCGATGTTCGCCTGCAACGACTTCGACTACGTGCCCGACATCATCACCTGCGCGAAGGGTCTCACATCGGGCTACTCCCCGATCGGCGCGATGATCGCCAGCGACAGGCTGTTCGAGCCGTTCAACGACGGCAAGACGGTGTTCGGGCACGGCTACACGTTCGGCGGCCACCCGGTGTCGTCGGCGGTCGCGCTGGCCAACCTCGACATCTTCGAACGCGAAGGCATCAACGACCACGTCAAGCAGAGCGCCCCGGCGTTCCGCGCGACGCTCGAGAAGCTGTACGACCTGCCGATCGTCGGCGACGTCCGCGGTGAGGGCTTCTTCTACGGCATCGAGCTGGTGAAGGACAAGACCACCAAGGAGACCTTCAACGACGAGGAATCCGAGCGGCTGCTGCGCGGCTTCCTGACGCCCGCGCTGTGGGAGGCGGGACTGTACTGCCGCGCCGACGACCGCGGCGACCCCGTCGTGCAGCTGGCTCCCCCGCTGATCAGCGGGCAGAAGGAGTTCGACGCGATCTACGACATCTTGAGCAACGTGCTGGGTGAAGCCAGCCGCATGCTCTAA
- a CDS encoding NAD-dependent succinate-semialdehyde dehydrogenase: MSTSIYAVTDPSTGEVVKEYPTATDQQIETAIAAASKAHSEWSRGSTVADRAELIRKVGKLHNERKEELAKIINREMGKPIDQSEGEAEFSGAIYEYYADNAEKFLADEPITLLEGDGSAIIRRSSVGVLLGIMPWNYPYYQVARFAGPNLTLGNTILLKHAPQCPESAAAMQQIFTDGGYPEGAYVNIYATNEQVADIIADPRVQGVSLTGSERAGAAVAEIAGRNLKKVVLELGGSDPFIVLSSDDLDATVEAAVDGRLENTGQACNAAKRIIVADSIYDDFLDKFTKAVLAKADGLAPLSSVAAAERLDDQVKRAVDDGATLVSEGERKGAFFPPGVLTNVSPKSPSYKEELFGPVATVYKAGSEEEAVELANDTPFGLGSYVFTTDDEQAKRVADRIEAGMVFVNAVGAEGVELPFGGVKRSGFGRELGRYGIDEFVNKKLIRIS; encoded by the coding sequence ATGAGCACGTCCATCTATGCCGTAACCGACCCTTCGACAGGCGAGGTGGTCAAGGAATACCCGACGGCGACGGATCAGCAGATCGAAACCGCGATCGCGGCGGCCAGCAAGGCGCACAGCGAGTGGTCGCGCGGCTCCACCGTCGCCGACCGTGCCGAACTGATCCGCAAGGTCGGCAAGCTGCACAACGAGCGCAAAGAAGAGCTCGCCAAAATCATCAATCGTGAGATGGGCAAGCCGATCGACCAGTCCGAGGGTGAGGCCGAGTTCAGCGGGGCGATCTACGAGTACTACGCCGACAACGCCGAGAAGTTCCTCGCCGACGAGCCCATCACGCTGCTCGAGGGCGACGGCTCTGCGATCATCCGGCGCAGCTCGGTCGGTGTGCTGCTCGGCATCATGCCGTGGAACTATCCGTACTACCAGGTCGCCCGGTTCGCGGGCCCTAACCTGACGCTCGGCAACACCATCCTGCTCAAGCACGCGCCGCAGTGCCCCGAGTCGGCGGCGGCCATGCAGCAGATCTTCACCGATGGCGGGTATCCCGAAGGCGCCTACGTCAACATCTACGCAACCAACGAACAGGTGGCCGACATCATCGCCGACCCGCGCGTGCAGGGTGTTTCGCTGACCGGTTCGGAGCGGGCAGGCGCCGCGGTCGCCGAGATCGCGGGCCGGAACCTGAAAAAGGTCGTCCTCGAACTCGGTGGCTCCGACCCGTTCATCGTGCTCAGCTCCGATGACCTGGACGCCACCGTGGAAGCCGCCGTCGACGGCCGACTCGAGAACACCGGGCAGGCCTGCAACGCCGCCAAGCGGATCATCGTCGCCGACAGCATCTACGACGACTTCCTGGACAAGTTCACCAAGGCCGTACTGGCGAAGGCCGACGGGCTTGCCCCGCTGTCGTCGGTGGCCGCCGCCGAACGGCTCGACGATCAGGTGAAGCGGGCCGTCGACGACGGCGCAACGCTGGTCTCCGAGGGTGAGCGCAAGGGCGCGTTCTTTCCACCGGGTGTGCTGACCAACGTGTCGCCGAAGTCGCCGTCCTACAAGGAGGAGCTGTTCGGTCCGGTGGCCACCGTGTACAAAGCCGGCTCCGAGGAAGAGGCCGTCGAGCTGGCCAACGACACCCCGTTCGGGCTCGGCTCGTATGTATTCACCACCGATGACGAGCAGGCCAAGCGTGTTGCCGACCGCATCGAGGCGGGCATGGTGTTCGTCAATGCCGTTGGCGCAGAAGGGGTTGAGCTGCCGTTCGGCGGCGTCAAGCGGTCGGGTTTCGGCCGCGAGCTCGGCCGCTACGGCATCGACGAGTTCGTCAACAAGAAGCTGATCCGTATCAGCTAG
- a CDS encoding gamma-aminobutyraldehyde dehydrogenase, giving the protein MTVTVSASVAGSWINGAAVVTGGAQHQVVNPANGEIVTELALATPADVDTAVAAARTAQRDWGSATPVDRAAVLAKLAVLMSDHADELVAEEVSQTGKPARLAREFDVPGSIDNVDFFAGAARHLEGKATAEYSGDHTSSIRREAVGVVATITPWNYPLQMAVWKVLPALAAGCSVVIKPAELTPLTTLTLARLATEAGLPDGVFNVVTGAGGDVGTALAGHPDVDVVTFTGSTAVGRKVMAAAAVHGHRTQLELGGKAPFVVFDDADLDAAIQGAVAGSLINTGQDCTAATRAIVARELYDDFVAGVGEVMSKIVVGDPNDEDTDLGPLISMAHRAKVAGMVERAPGQNGRIVTGGSAPDLPGSFYRPTVVADVAEDSEVYRDEIFGPVLTVRSFTDDDDALRQANDTAYGLAASAWTRDVYRAQRASREIHSGCVWINDHIPIISEMPHGGVGASGFGKDMSDYSFEEYLTIKHVMSDITAVAEKDWHRIIFTKR; this is encoded by the coding sequence ATGACTGTGACGGTATCGGCCAGCGTGGCCGGCAGCTGGATCAACGGCGCTGCGGTGGTCACCGGCGGCGCCCAACATCAGGTCGTCAACCCGGCGAACGGTGAAATCGTCACCGAACTCGCGTTGGCCACCCCGGCCGACGTCGACACCGCTGTTGCGGCGGCACGGACGGCGCAGCGCGACTGGGGTAGCGCGACCCCGGTCGACCGCGCGGCCGTGCTGGCCAAGCTGGCGGTGCTGATGTCCGACCACGCCGACGAACTGGTCGCCGAGGAAGTGAGCCAGACCGGCAAGCCCGCGCGGCTGGCCCGCGAGTTCGACGTCCCAGGCAGCATCGACAACGTCGACTTCTTCGCAGGGGCCGCGCGCCACCTCGAGGGCAAGGCGACCGCGGAGTACTCCGGGGACCACACTTCGAGCATCCGGCGTGAGGCCGTCGGGGTGGTCGCCACCATCACCCCATGGAACTACCCGTTACAGATGGCGGTGTGGAAGGTACTGCCTGCGCTGGCCGCCGGTTGCAGCGTCGTCATCAAACCCGCCGAGCTCACGCCGCTGACCACGCTGACCCTCGCGCGGCTGGCTACCGAGGCCGGCCTGCCCGACGGCGTCTTCAACGTCGTCACCGGTGCGGGCGGCGACGTCGGCACCGCGCTGGCGGGTCACCCCGACGTCGACGTCGTGACGTTCACCGGGTCGACGGCGGTGGGTCGCAAGGTGATGGCCGCCGCGGCGGTGCATGGTCATCGCACCCAACTCGAGCTTGGCGGCAAAGCGCCGTTCGTGGTGTTCGACGACGCGGACCTCGACGCCGCGATCCAAGGTGCGGTCGCGGGATCGCTGATCAACACCGGACAGGACTGCACCGCCGCAACCCGTGCGATCGTCGCCCGTGAGCTCTACGACGACTTCGTCGCGGGTGTCGGCGAGGTGATGAGCAAGATCGTCGTCGGCGACCCCAATGACGAGGACACCGACCTCGGACCGCTCATCTCGATGGCGCATCGGGCGAAGGTCGCAGGCATGGTGGAGCGGGCGCCCGGCCAGAACGGCCGGATCGTCACCGGTGGGAGCGCACCGGATCTGCCGGGGTCGTTCTACCGGCCGACGGTGGTCGCCGACGTCGCCGAGGACTCCGAGGTCTACCGCGACGAGATCTTCGGTCCGGTGTTGACGGTGCGGTCGTTCACCGACGACGACGACGCGCTACGGCAGGCCAACGACACCGCCTACGGTCTTGCGGCGTCGGCGTGGACTCGCGATGTCTATCGCGCTCAGCGTGCGTCGCGCGAGATCCACTCCGGCTGTGTATGGATCAACGACCACATCCCGATCATCAGCGAGATGCCGCACGGCGGCGTCGGCGCATCGGGCTTCGGCAAGGACATGAGTGACTACTCCTTCGAGGAGTACTTGACGATCAAGCATGTGATGAGCGACATCACCGCCGTCGCCGAGAAGGACTGGCACCGGATCATCTTCACGAAGCGGTAG
- a CDS encoding Lrp/AsnC family transcriptional regulator, whose protein sequence is MANPGAEGTHPVSLRVQSRPGAAVQLDELSKAIIENLQQDGRRSYAGIGKAVGLSEAAVRQRVQRMVDAGVMQIVAVTDPMQLGFARQAMIGIRCTGDTTLVAEKLAAIDAVEYVVLTAGSFDAIIEVVCEDDDDLLDLLNTQIRALPGVISTETLVYLKLVKQQYNWGTR, encoded by the coding sequence ATGGCCAATCCGGGTGCTGAGGGCACCCATCCCGTCTCCCTGCGCGTCCAGTCACGTCCGGGGGCGGCCGTCCAGCTCGACGAGCTGTCCAAAGCGATCATCGAGAACCTGCAACAGGACGGCCGACGCTCGTACGCGGGCATCGGCAAGGCGGTGGGGCTCTCCGAGGCCGCGGTCCGGCAGCGGGTCCAGCGCATGGTCGACGCGGGCGTCATGCAGATCGTCGCCGTCACCGATCCGATGCAACTCGGCTTCGCCAGGCAGGCGATGATCGGCATCCGCTGCACCGGCGACACGACGCTGGTGGCCGAGAAGTTGGCCGCGATAGACGCGGTCGAATATGTGGTGCTGACCGCGGGTTCCTTCGACGCCATCATCGAAGTGGTCTGCGAGGACGACGACGATCTGCTCGATCTTCTCAACACCCAGATACGCGCACTGCCGGGAGTGATATCCACCGAAACGCTCGTTTACTTGAAACTTGTTAAGCAGCAATATAATTGGGGCACAAGATGA